The following are encoded in a window of Candidatus Effluviviaceae Genus V sp. genomic DNA:
- a CDS encoding polymer-forming cytoskeletal protein — protein sequence MFTNDDERNVGIVNTIIGEGTTLKGDVKVEGSIQVDGDFEGTIEATDTLVVGETGKVDGDANVANAVIGGHMYGNVFATGKIELQRGSQLLGDIKTRGLVIEDGVVFQGNCQMGDIRDEPPRRRDDTELDLEDETEELEEAEATY from the coding sequence ATGTTCACGAACGACGACGAAAGGAATGTCGGCATTGTGAACACGATCATCGGGGAAGGCACCACCCTCAAGGGCGACGTCAAGGTCGAGGGTAGTATCCAGGTCGACGGCGACTTCGAGGGCACGATCGAGGCGACCGACACGCTCGTCGTGGGCGAGACCGGCAAGGTCGACGGCGACGCCAACGTCGCCAACGCCGTGATCGGCGGCCACATGTACGGCAACGTCTTCGCCACGGGCAAGATCGAGCTCCAGCGGGGCTCGCAGCTCCTCGGCGACATCAAGACGCGCGGCCTCGTCATCGAGGATGGCGTCGTGTTCCAGGGCAACTGTCAGATGGGTGACATTCGAGACGAGCCGCCGCGGCGACGCGACGACACCGAGCTCGACCTGGAGGATGAGACCGAAGAGCTGGAAGAGGCTGAGGCGACGTACTGA